A region of Sulfurimonas sp. DNA encodes the following proteins:
- a CDS encoding cation:proton antiporter — protein sequence MDSTLLYIVMALGVSTVLNLFLKRMGVSSIIGYIITGTILVYAFDLRYLNDSHSLEYVGEFGIVFLMFTIGLEISLEKMGSMKKEIFLNGFMQVGFTALVVYAISHYVFGMKEISALVLALAFALSSTAVVLSYLKNSKEIHSPYGQRATGILIFQDIAVIPILILFGFLTTGGDHSIGIILRDTALSAVVVIGLLFVVGKRVMTWLLKFSASSEVDELFMGSVLFIVVGASLLASSMGFTYSLGAFVAGMIIADTKYHHKVEVDIAPFKDILLGTFFIIVGMKIDVVFFMNNIILIVGIFALVLVLKTIIIYVLLRITSEHSTSLKTALALSQVGEFSFVIFAVAFSGNLLEPELGALFILVVIFSMMVTPFFLTRINAIVDYFTHEEYMSLDVKEFSTRENHVIVCGYSVVGKFVAKDLDMLEAPYIIVDNSPKHVQEALDRGLEAYLGDMSKLSMLEALHTESSAAVIVTLDNIDKKRAVCEAVLNHTKDINLIVKVTSLEHKNTLKDLGVDIIVDGKKEVARVLVERMLTCQLKYNIK from the coding sequence ATGGACTCGACTCTTCTTTATATTGTGATGGCACTTGGTGTCTCAACAGTTTTAAACCTATTTTTAAAACGAATGGGCGTTTCATCAATTATTGGATATATAATAACAGGTACTATTTTAGTTTATGCTTTTGACTTGAGATATTTGAATGACTCTCATAGCTTAGAGTATGTTGGCGAATTTGGTATTGTCTTTTTGATGTTTACTATTGGTCTTGAGATATCCTTAGAGAAGATGGGAAGCATGAAAAAGGAAATATTTTTAAATGGCTTTATGCAGGTAGGTTTTACTGCTCTTGTTGTTTATGCTATTAGCCATTATGTCTTTGGTATGAAAGAGATTTCTGCTCTAGTCCTTGCTCTCGCTTTTGCTCTATCTTCAACAGCAGTAGTTTTAAGTTATCTTAAAAATTCAAAAGAGATTCACTCTCCTTACGGACAAAGAGCAACAGGAATACTTATTTTTCAAGACATAGCAGTTATTCCCATCTTGATTTTATTTGGGTTTTTAACAACAGGTGGCGATCACTCAATTGGTATAATATTAAGAGATACAGCGTTGAGTGCGGTTGTGGTTATTGGTTTGCTTTTTGTAGTTGGAAAAAGAGTTATGACTTGGCTCTTAAAGTTTTCTGCTTCAAGTGAGGTTGATGAACTGTTTATGGGTTCTGTTTTGTTTATAGTTGTAGGCGCTTCGCTTTTGGCTTCATCTATGGGTTTTACTTATTCTTTAGGTGCTTTTGTAGCTGGAATGATAATCGCTGACACAAAATATCATCATAAGGTAGAGGTTGATATCGCACCTTTTAAAGATATACTTTTAGGAACTTTTTTCATTATTGTTGGTATGAAAATTGATGTAGTCTTCTTTATGAACAATATCATCTTAATTGTAGGTATCTTTGCTTTAGTTTTAGTTTTAAAAACTATTATCATTTATGTTTTACTTCGCATAACTTCTGAGCATTCAACTTCATTAAAAACAGCATTGGCATTATCTCAAGTTGGAGAGTTTTCTTTTGTAATATTTGCAGTTGCTTTTTCTGGTAACTTATTGGAGCCAGAATTAGGCGCACTATTTATTCTTGTAGTTATATTTTCTATGATGGTAACACCATTTTTTCTAACTCGCATCAATGCGATTGTTGATTATTTTACGCATGAAGAGTATATGTCACTAGATGTTAAAGAGTTTTCCACGCGAGAAAACCATGTTATAGTGTGTGGATATAGTGTTGTTGGTAAGTTTGTTGCTAAGGATTTAGACATGTTAGAAGCTCCATATATTATTGTAGACAACTCTCCAAAACATGTTCAAGAAGCATTAGATAGAGGACTAGAAGCTTACCTTGGTGATATGTCAAAACTTTCAATGCTTGAGGCACTTCATACTGAAAGTTCGGCTGCTGTGATAGTTACACTTGATAATATTGATAAAAAAAGAGCAGTTTGTGAAGCAGTTTTAAACCATACTAAAGATATAAACCTTATAGTAAAAGTTACTTCTTTAGAGCATAAGAATACACTAAAAGATTTAGGTGTAGATATTATAGTTGATGGAAAAAAAGAAGTGGCACGGGTTTTAGTTGAGAGAATGCTTACTTGTCAGTTAAAATATAATATAAAGTAA
- a CDS encoding CTP synthase has protein sequence MTKFIFVTGGVLSSLGKGITAASVGTLLKHSGKKIGMLKIDPYINVDPGTMSPLEHGEVFVTKDGAETDLDIGNYERFLDSSYLKSSNFTTGQVYSSVIERERAGGYLGQTIQVVPHIVGEIVNRIKKAGKGHEILIVELGGTVGDIEGLPFMEAIRQMKHDDEVAGTFFIHVTLIPYIKAAGEMKSKPTQHSVQELRRIGITPQMIIARSERPLPKTFKKKLAMSCDVPQDSVIEALDAATIYDIPVTFLRQHILKPIAKELSLGELDPDMGKWDTLVKKIVQPQNKTVVGFVGKYLELKEAYKSLTESLIHAGAHLDTRVEINWVDSEEIEERGAQELLGDCDSVLVAGGFGNRGIEGKIKAIQYARENKVPYLGICLGMQLTLVEYARNVLGLEGANSIEFDKDTPHPMIYLIDNFLDQSGGTQLRTHKSPMGGTLRLGEYPCDTKAGSILRNAYNGEKTILERHRHRYEANPAYRKELEKAGMLVTGESNGLIETVEIKDHPWFLGVQFHPEFTSRLQTPNPIILDFAKASLNAQ, from the coding sequence ATGACTAAATTTATTTTTGTTACTGGTGGGGTATTAAGTTCTCTTGGTAAGGGAATTACGGCTGCTAGTGTTGGTACTTTACTTAAACACTCAGGTAAAAAAATCGGTATGCTAAAAATAGACCCCTATATAAATGTTGACCCTGGAACTATGAGTCCGCTAGAACATGGTGAAGTTTTTGTTACAAAAGATGGAGCAGAAACTGACCTTGACATAGGAAATTATGAGAGATTTCTTGATAGCTCTTATCTAAAATCATCTAACTTTACAACAGGACAAGTATATTCTAGCGTTATCGAGCGTGAGCGTGCTGGTGGTTATCTTGGTCAAACTATTCAAGTTGTTCCTCATATTGTTGGCGAGATTGTAAATCGCATAAAAAAAGCGGGGAAAGGTCATGAAATTCTTATTGTAGAACTTGGGGGGACTGTTGGAGACATAGAGGGCTTACCTTTTATGGAAGCAATCCGTCAAATGAAACATGATGATGAAGTTGCTGGAACTTTTTTTATCCATGTAACTCTTATACCTTACATAAAAGCAGCTGGAGAAATGAAGTCTAAGCCAACTCAACACTCTGTTCAAGAACTTCGTCGTATCGGAATTACTCCTCAAATGATTATCGCAAGAAGTGAACGACCTCTTCCAAAAACATTTAAAAAGAAACTTGCAATGAGTTGTGATGTTCCACAAGATAGCGTTATTGAAGCTTTAGATGCTGCTACAATCTACGATATTCCTGTTACATTTTTAAGACAACATATCTTAAAGCCTATTGCCAAAGAGTTATCCCTTGGCGAGTTAGACCCAGATATGGGAAAATGGGATACTTTAGTTAAAAAAATAGTTCAACCACAAAACAAAACTGTTGTGGGTTTTGTTGGAAAATATCTTGAACTTAAAGAAGCATATAAATCTTTGACAGAATCTTTAATCCACGCAGGTGCTCACCTAGATACTAGAGTTGAGATTAATTGGGTCGATAGTGAAGAGATAGAAGAAAGAGGAGCCCAAGAACTTTTAGGCGATTGTGATTCTGTTTTAGTTGCTGGTGGTTTTGGAAACCGCGGTATTGAAGGTAAAATCAAAGCGATACAATACGCAAGAGAAAACAAAGTTCCTTATCTTGGCATCTGCCTTGGAATGCAACTAACACTTGTCGAGTATGCTAGAAATGTTTTAGGTCTTGAAGGTGCTAATTCTATTGAGTTTGATAAAGACACTCCGCATCCAATGATTTATCTAATCGATAACTTCTTAGATCAAAGTGGAGGCACTCAACTTCGTACTCATAAATCTCCAATGGGTGGAACTCTTCGTCTTGGAGAGTACCCTTGTGATACAAAAGCTGGTTCAATCTTAAGAAATGCCTACAACGGAGAAAAAACTATCTTAGAGAGACATCGTCATAGATATGAAGCAAACCCTGCCTATCGTAAAGAGTTAGAAAAAGCAGGTATGCTTGTAACAGGAGAGTCTAATGGGCTAATAGAAACTGTTGAGATTAAAGATCATCCATGGTTTTTAGGTGTTCAGTTTCATCCAGAATTTACCTCTAGACTTCAAACTCCAAACCCTATTATACTAGACTTTGCAAAAGCTAGTTTAAACGCTCAATAA
- the recJ gene encoding single-stranded-DNA-specific exonuclease RecJ, with protein MKTLNKQELFDTLSSRFKDEEKKLSQIPNPALLQDASKSATRISNAIANKEKITLVGDYDVDGVSSSAIMVDFFRQIPYPLEVIIPNRFKDGYGVSPSVLQRVDAELVITVDNGISAIEAAKICKEKNIDLIITDHHTPSKLLPDAYAIVDPKLQTCEYPFKDICGAQVAWLLLALVKKELHLDIDMKQFLDILAIAIIADIMPLIDINRTLVKVGLKVLMTSPRPSSIIIRDFLNKSYISSEDIAFMIAPRINSAGRLEDASIALEFFTATDTNKAYKQFELLGKLNDLRKETEVQTTKEAIIKVDTTSNIIVVAHEGWHEGVVGIVAARLVDKFAKPAIVLSIKDGVAKGSARSIGEVSIYELIKKNEHLLTKFGGHKMAAGLGLNEQNIDAFRDAINKSASKLSPNDFLPKEDALGILSTDEIDLELLDLLQKFEPYGEANPRPSFLLQDAEVVSIKLMGSDKSHSRIQIRQYPHQRKTLELIAFRRVYEMPADRKITCKYSVTKNEFNNRVSVQLLIDKIY; from the coding sequence TTGAAAACACTAAATAAACAAGAACTTTTTGATACCCTTTCCTCTCGTTTTAAAGATGAAGAAAAAAAACTTTCACAAATTCCGAACCCTGCTCTACTTCAAGATGCTAGTAAATCAGCTACAAGAATTTCCAATGCTATTGCCAACAAAGAAAAAATCACTTTGGTTGGAGATTATGATGTTGATGGAGTAAGTTCAAGCGCAATAATGGTAGATTTTTTTAGACAAATTCCTTATCCTCTTGAAGTTATCATACCAAATCGATTTAAAGATGGATATGGAGTATCTCCTAGCGTTTTACAAAGAGTAGATGCTGAGTTAGTTATAACAGTTGACAATGGCATCTCCGCCATTGAGGCTGCAAAAATTTGTAAAGAAAAAAATATTGACCTCATCATAACAGACCATCATACTCCTTCAAAACTTTTACCAGATGCTTATGCTATTGTCGATCCTAAATTACAAACATGTGAGTATCCTTTTAAAGATATTTGTGGAGCGCAAGTCGCGTGGTTGCTTTTAGCACTTGTTAAAAAAGAGTTGCATCTAGACATTGATATGAAACAATTTTTAGATATTTTGGCAATTGCAATTATTGCAGATATTATGCCTCTTATTGATATAAATCGCACTCTTGTTAAAGTTGGTTTAAAAGTTTTAATGACCTCACCTCGCCCTTCTTCTATTATCATAAGAGATTTTTTAAACAAGTCATATATTTCTAGTGAAGATATTGCCTTTATGATTGCTCCTCGAATAAACTCTGCTGGAAGACTCGAAGATGCTTCAATAGCTTTAGAGTTTTTTACAGCAACAGATACAAACAAAGCCTACAAACAGTTTGAACTTTTAGGTAAACTAAATGACTTAAGAAAAGAAACAGAAGTCCAAACAACAAAAGAAGCAATTATCAAAGTAGATACAACTTCTAATATTATTGTTGTTGCACATGAAGGTTGGCATGAAGGTGTTGTTGGCATAGTTGCAGCAAGACTTGTTGATAAGTTTGCAAAACCTGCCATAGTCTTAAGTATAAAAGATGGAGTAGCAAAAGGAAGTGCTAGAAGCATTGGCGAAGTAAGCATCTATGAACTAATAAAAAAAAATGAACACTTGTTAACTAAGTTTGGCGGACATAAAATGGCAGCTGGATTAGGGCTTAATGAGCAAAACATAGATGCCTTTAGAGATGCGATAAACAAAAGTGCATCTAAACTAAGTCCTAATGATTTTTTACCTAAAGAAGATGCTCTTGGTATTTTATCTACCGATGAGATAGACTTAGAACTCTTAGACCTACTACAAAAGTTTGAACCTTACGGAGAAGCAAATCCTCGTCCTTCATTTTTACTCCAAGATGCTGAGGTGGTTAGTATAAAACTTATGGGAAGTGATAAATCACATTCAAGAATACAAATAAGACAATATCCACATCAGAGAAAAACTCTTGAACTCATTGCTTTTAGAAGAGTTTACGAGATGCCAGCAGATAGAAAAATAACTTGCAAATATTCAGTTACTAAAAATGAATTTAACAACAGAGTTTCTGTACAACTTCTTATAGATAAGATTTATTAA
- a CDS encoding cytochrome b/b6 domain-containing protein — protein sequence MNKKKDHVYVWPIYTRIIHWLIALSFTFSFIFSLQENLLNLHVGIGIIFGLMLLYRILWGFIGPRYAKFFTFKLSLVELKYYFVQKVQNRFREIPPGHNPASSWFTIIVVSLGTLISITGLLLYGIQEGNGVLGFLNNHYYKYMFILLDIHTYSSYILLAWAIIHVLGVLTEQFYHKTNMVFAMITGYKKAKGEDSKTGTIKRGLTYVFLFVCTMVFFVSIYDRNNIFVANKHEPLLYERDNPIYFKECGACHNPYPPFMLPSSSWQKIQRGLKNHFGRKITELEKKDDNKISLQNQKLIFEYLKANSANNSTREISIKVINSSNAQSGRISFSKTRYWRDTHKNIKHSVFKSDKIKTKSNCFACHKDFNKGMIEDIDIIK from the coding sequence ATGAACAAAAAAAAAGACCATGTTTATGTTTGGCCAATATATACTAGAATTATACATTGGCTTATTGCTCTATCTTTTACTTTTTCTTTTATTTTTTCACTCCAAGAAAACCTTTTAAATCTTCATGTTGGAATAGGAATTATTTTTGGCTTAATGCTATTATATAGAATATTATGGGGCTTTATCGGCCCTAGATATGCAAAATTTTTCACCTTTAAACTCTCTTTAGTAGAATTAAAATATTACTTTGTTCAAAAAGTTCAAAATCGTTTCAGAGAGATTCCCCCAGGACATAATCCTGCTTCAAGTTGGTTTACTATTATTGTAGTCTCACTTGGTACTCTTATCTCTATAACAGGACTTTTACTTTACGGTATCCAAGAAGGAAATGGTGTCCTTGGTTTTTTAAATAATCATTATTATAAATATATGTTTATACTCTTAGATATTCACACTTACTCTTCATACATCTTACTAGCATGGGCAATTATTCATGTATTGGGTGTTTTAACGGAACAGTTTTACCACAAAACTAATATGGTTTTTGCAATGATAACGGGATATAAAAAAGCAAAAGGGGAAGATTCTAAGACAGGAACAATAAAAAGAGGACTTACCTATGTGTTTCTTTTTGTATGTACTATGGTCTTTTTTGTATCCATTTACGACAGAAATAATATCTTTGTAGCAAATAAACACGAACCTTTACTTTATGAAAGAGACAATCCTATATACTTTAAGGAGTGTGGTGCTTGTCATAATCCATACCCACCATTTATGCTTCCTTCTTCTTCATGGCAAAAAATACAGCGTGGTCTTAAAAATCATTTTGGTAGAAAAATCACAGAACTCGAAAAAAAAGATGATAACAAAATCTCTTTGCAAAATCAAAAACTTATATTTGAGTATCTTAAAGCAAATAGTGCAAATAATAGCACAAGAGAGATTTCTATTAAAGTCATCAATTCTTCAAATGCTCAAAGTGGACGAATATCCTTTTCAAAAACAAGATACTGGAGAGATACACATAAAAATATTAAACATAGCGTCTTTAAATCTGATAAAATCAAGACAAAGTCAAACTGTTTTGCCTGTCATAAAGACTTTAATAAAGGGATGATTGAGGATATTGATATCATAAAGTAA
- a CDS encoding molybdopterin-dependent oxidoreductase produces MKVEVSRRKFLQGTVSMSILGASALSTNLLSNNHSPSVARGTISFQNTKTGTGESYDIATLCEMCVNKCAALARVENGIVTKLNPNPMFPKSKNMLCARGNAGIQALYDPDRLKFPMIRIGEKGEGKFKRVTWDEAYEAILNGTDKFTGLSQILEEEEDNRSSLLFCAGEGMAEHTFKQFYQAFGSANWLNHASICLQTVASGYGVTIGAYPQADLDNAKYIIMAGANRAEAIITPDTMDAFKRTKGRGAKLICIDPRFTNTAAKADKWLAIKPGTDLAFVLALTYVTITEKLFNKQYVKDNFKGWDEYKNSVLSNKYTPEWAEPLTGIKAKDIYTIAREFAAAAPQAIYYPGRRSTFAKNDFQLRRAMAIFQSMHAGIDTKGGLIFGTGLPLKPHEGLQPLYEKAKARAIVKITDKEGHVGYSDCAVVSGGGSWIGWRNRYLENVMPYKVRGMFCYKHNPMMNMPNTAKTAEMLKRMELVVTIDTMPSDTVMYADVVLPECTYLERTDPIKTFGGIEPSFAQRNKVIDPMFETKPVIDIMRGLTTKISKPLFEISKKYDEEIQDAIEDEGEEDTYAEFDLTLPFKHSQEELNHHTLAMYIGAAEKLHKDGVFYPKQDRYYKQLSANEFQYYPEAKKYYQTNGGKPKTPSGKVECVIASFTAKGIDAMPIWRDEYEFSVPDGKFKLLTGRHAQFTQSGTGNNSMLRDLMPENFIWINKRIAKERGINFADMIEVSSKVGKTHLKAYPTEKIAPNQVFFVHGFGHESEALTWAYKNGGNDNMVIEDITEPVYGAAAMHETNVEIRKV; encoded by the coding sequence ATGAAAGTAGAGGTCTCAAGAAGAAAATTTCTTCAAGGCACTGTTAGTATGAGTATACTAGGTGCATCTGCCTTAAGTACAAATTTATTATCAAACAATCATTCGCCAAGCGTAGCACGAGGAACAATTTCATTTCAAAATACTAAAACAGGAACAGGAGAAAGTTATGATATAGCTACTCTTTGTGAAATGTGTGTAAATAAATGTGCTGCATTAGCAAGAGTTGAAAATGGCATCGTTACAAAACTAAATCCCAATCCAATGTTTCCAAAATCTAAAAATATGTTATGCGCTAGAGGAAATGCTGGCATCCAAGCACTTTATGACCCAGACCGATTAAAATTTCCAATGATACGCATCGGGGAAAAAGGTGAGGGTAAATTTAAAAGAGTTACATGGGATGAAGCTTACGAAGCTATCCTAAATGGAACAGATAAATTCACAGGTCTTTCACAAATACTAGAAGAAGAAGAAGATAACCGTTCATCTTTACTTTTTTGTGCAGGTGAAGGAATGGCAGAACACACTTTTAAACAATTTTATCAAGCCTTTGGTTCTGCTAACTGGCTAAATCATGCTTCTATATGTTTACAAACCGTTGCATCTGGTTATGGTGTAACTATTGGGGCTTATCCACAAGCTGACTTAGACAATGCAAAATATATTATTATGGCTGGAGCAAATAGAGCAGAAGCTATCATTACTCCTGATACTATGGATGCTTTTAAAAGAACTAAAGGTCGTGGAGCAAAGCTTATTTGCATCGACCCTAGATTTACAAATACTGCGGCAAAAGCAGACAAATGGTTAGCTATAAAACCTGGAACTGATTTAGCTTTTGTTTTAGCTTTAACTTATGTAACTATTACTGAAAAACTATTTAACAAACAATATGTAAAAGATAATTTTAAAGGTTGGGATGAATACAAAAATAGTGTTTTATCAAACAAATATACTCCTGAGTGGGCCGAGCCTCTTACGGGCATAAAAGCTAAAGATATTTACACCATCGCGAGAGAGTTTGCGGCAGCAGCTCCTCAAGCTATCTACTACCCAGGAAGAAGAAGTACCTTTGCTAAAAATGACTTTCAACTTCGCCGTGCAATGGCAATTTTTCAATCAATGCATGCAGGGATAGACACAAAAGGTGGTCTTATTTTTGGAACTGGCTTACCACTAAAACCACACGAAGGCTTACAACCTCTTTATGAAAAAGCAAAGGCAAGAGCAATTGTAAAAATTACAGATAAAGAAGGACATGTTGGATACAGTGACTGTGCTGTTGTTTCTGGAGGTGGTTCTTGGATTGGTTGGAGAAACAGATACTTAGAGAATGTTATGCCATATAAGGTTAGGGGTATGTTTTGCTATAAACATAACCCTATGATGAATATGCCAAATACCGCAAAAACAGCCGAGATGCTAAAGAGAATGGAGCTTGTTGTCACAATAGACACAATGCCAAGCGATACAGTGATGTATGCTGATGTTGTACTTCCTGAGTGTACTTATTTGGAAAGAACTGACCCTATTAAAACATTTGGCGGGATTGAGCCATCTTTTGCTCAAAGAAACAAAGTAATAGACCCTATGTTTGAAACAAAACCAGTTATCGATATCATGCGTGGCTTAACAACTAAAATATCTAAACCTCTTTTTGAAATCAGTAAAAAATACGATGAAGAGATTCAAGATGCCATAGAAGATGAAGGCGAAGAAGATACATATGCTGAGTTTGACTTAACACTTCCGTTTAAACATTCACAAGAAGAGTTAAATCATCATACTTTAGCTATGTATATTGGAGCCGCAGAGAAACTTCACAAAGATGGTGTTTTTTATCCTAAACAAGATAGATACTATAAACAACTCTCAGCAAATGAATTTCAATATTATCCTGAAGCAAAAAAATATTACCAAACAAATGGTGGTAAACCAAAAACTCCATCTGGAAAAGTTGAGTGTGTTATAGCTTCTTTTACAGCCAAAGGTATAGATGCTATGCCAATTTGGAGAGATGAATATGAATTTAGCGTTCCAGATGGAAAGTTTAAACTTCTAACAGGTCGTCATGCACAGTTTACTCAAAGCGGAACAGGAAATAACTCAATGTTAAGAGATTTAATGCCTGAAAACTTTATATGGATAAACAAACGCATTGCAAAAGAGCGAGGCATAAACTTTGCAGACATGATTGAAGTTAGTTCAAAAGTTGGAAAAACTCATCTCAAAGCATACCCAACTGAAAAAATTGCTCCAAATCAAGTCTTTTTTGTTCATGGCTTTGGTCATGAAAGTGAAGCTTTAACTTGGGCATATAAAAATGGTGGTAATGATAACATGGTTATCGAAGATATTACCGAACCTGTTTATGGCGCAGCGGCGATGCATGAAACTAATGTTGAAATAAGAAAGGTGTAA
- a CDS encoding 4Fe-4S dicluster domain-containing protein encodes MARYGMALDYKNCINCKACEVACKEENGILMGADKHRIWVGVGEIKGEYPLLDITSNAFHPSQCQHCEDAPCQDVCPTQATYTDKNGVVRVDAEKCILCTYCMNACPYDARYVEDRGMTVDKCNFCTETRLARGETTTACQNTCPTKVRVFGDLDDPNSEISEVLRTREHYSLKPHLGTNPKLFYLT; translated from the coding sequence ATGGCTAGATATGGAATGGCACTTGATTACAAAAACTGTATCAACTGCAAAGCATGCGAAGTAGCATGTAAAGAAGAAAATGGCATCTTAATGGGTGCGGATAAACACAGAATCTGGGTTGGTGTTGGAGAGATTAAAGGAGAGTATCCTTTACTAGATATTACTTCTAATGCTTTTCATCCAAGTCAATGTCAGCACTGTGAGGATGCCCCTTGTCAAGATGTATGTCCAACACAAGCGACATATACTGATAAAAATGGTGTAGTTAGAGTGGATGCTGAGAAATGTATTTTATGTACATACTGTATGAATGCTTGCCCTTATGACGCAAGGTATGTAGAAGACAGAGGCATGACGGTTGATAAATGTAACTTTTGTACTGAAACTAGGTTAGCAAGAGGTGAAACAACTACCGCTTGTCAAAATACCTGTCCAACAAAAGTAAGAGTGTTTGGAGACTTAGATGATCCAAATAGTGAAATAAGTGAAGTATTAAGAACAAGAGAGCATTATTCCCTCAAGCCTCATCTTGGTACAAATCCAAAACTGTTTTATCTAACATAA
- the nrfD gene encoding NrfD/PsrC family molybdoenzyme membrane anchor subunit — protein sequence MKISNIIPIREDFSIKSLFSFEKTPTNIFLAIFTIALLAAFAVGVTIFLTQGHHSYNVTREHPWGLLLAVYVFFVVSSTGLCIVGSLGDVFGFKDYKMISKRAIFGSIVTILSGFAVIIFEIGHPITMVIYNVISPGLTSAIWWMGTLYGTYLTFMIVEFYFLLKNDMKNAKIFGLIGLMVGLAAHSNLGGVFGFLNARAISNGVFYPIYFILTAFITGIFLAFIMYGFKYKLDFPQKAKKLLEGLAKIQGLLISILIFLVIWKMLTDIYGGMPTRSEVAIHILGSITFHLEVLLAMVIPLLVVLKDFGKSPVLMFWASMIGMVGIFFMRYNLVHDTQLKPLMMLKKTEYQLAPTWIEYFPSASEMLISAGGLGLCIAMYYFGTKLFNLDEEVH from the coding sequence ATGAAAATAAGCAATATTATTCCAATACGAGAAGATTTTTCAATTAAATCACTCTTTAGTTTTGAAAAAACTCCTACAAATATATTTTTAGCTATTTTTACAATAGCTTTATTGGCAGCTTTTGCCGTTGGTGTAACAATTTTTCTAACACAAGGGCATCACTCATATAATGTAACAAGAGAACACCCATGGGGACTTTTACTAGCTGTTTATGTCTTTTTTGTTGTTAGTTCAACGGGGCTTTGTATAGTTGGTTCACTCGGTGATGTTTTTGGCTTTAAAGATTATAAAATGATTTCAAAAAGAGCAATATTTGGCTCTATCGTTACTATTCTTTCAGGATTTGCTGTTATTATTTTTGAAATTGGTCATCCTATAACAATGGTTATATATAATGTAATAAGCCCAGGTTTAACTTCTGCTATCTGGTGGATGGGAACACTTTATGGGACATATCTTACTTTTATGATTGTTGAATTTTATTTCCTACTAAAAAATGACATGAAAAATGCAAAGATCTTTGGACTAATTGGTCTAATGGTTGGTTTAGCGGCTCACTCCAACTTAGGTGGAGTATTTGGTTTTTTAAATGCTAGAGCTATTTCAAATGGTGTTTTTTACCCTATATACTTTATTTTAACAGCATTTATTACAGGTATATTTTTAGCTTTTATCATGTATGGTTTCAAATACAAACTAGACTTTCCCCAAAAAGCTAAAAAGCTTTTAGAAGGTTTAGCAAAAATTCAAGGCTTACTTATTTCAATACTAATATTTTTAGTAATTTGGAAGATGCTAACAGACATTTATGGCGGAATGCCAACAAGAAGTGAAGTAGCAATTCATATACTAGGAAGCATAACTTTTCACCTCGAGGTACTGCTTGCTATGGTTATACCTTTACTGGTTGTTTTAAAAGATTTTGGTAAAAGTCCTGTACTTATGTTTTGGGCTTCAATGATAGGTATGGTTGGTATATTTTTTATGAGATATAACCTAGTTCACGACACTCAACTAAAGCCACTTATGATGCTTAAAAAAACAGAGTACCAACTCGCACCAACTTGGATAGAATACTTTCCTTCAGCTTCTGAGATGCTAATATCTGCTGGCGGACTTGGACTTTGTATTGCGATGTATTACTTTGGCACAAAGTTATTTAATCTCGATGAAGAGGTTCACTAA
- a CDS encoding cytochrome c, with product MKNYKTAFVAVFLLTLSGCSEQKEEQTKTMQAPKVQEIKVIEVAQVKQEIVQKQYTIEEIYNTKCIECHATDGSGNTEKLTPTMIGQSLEEITDSLTDIEDDKGHIVMEHNREKIVDAGMEYGAKDMATYMYNRFNK from the coding sequence ATGAAAAATTATAAAACTGCCTTTGTGGCTGTTTTTTTACTTACACTAAGTGGATGTAGCGAACAAAAAGAAGAGCAAACAAAAACTATGCAAGCTCCTAAAGTCCAAGAAATAAAAGTTATAGAAGTAGCGCAAGTAAAACAAGAAATCGTCCAAAAACAATACACAATAGAAGAAATATATAACACTAAGTGTATAGAGTGTCACGCAACTGATGGTTCAGGTAATACAGAAAAACTTACCCCTACTATGATAGGTCAAAGTCTAGAAGAGATAACAGATTCATTAACGGACATAGAGGATGATAAAGGTCACATTGTTATGGAGCATAACAGAGAGAAAATAGTTGACGCTGGGATGGAATACGGTGCCAAAGATATGGCTACATATATGTACAATAGGTTCAATAAATAA